The following proteins are co-located in the Eptesicus fuscus isolate TK198812 chromosome 9, DD_ASM_mEF_20220401, whole genome shotgun sequence genome:
- the LOC114227285 gene encoding LOW QUALITY PROTEIN: cytoplasmic 60S subunit biogenesis factor ZNF622-like (The sequence of the model RefSeq protein was modified relative to this genomic sequence to represent the inferred CDS: deleted 1 base in 1 codon), with product MATYTCGVQGPQLQWSHYKTDWQHYNLKRKVADMALVTAEGFQEHMRVQRAVAEQESKGTATSCTICCNKFGCLNAYENHLKSWQHVELERKTVNRRREMMKEKNLEKGLGVDSVDRDDMNAAIQQVINVQPPPKRAPPAPRKESGGPGAVAKGGRAADDRDPDEKPPRLQWFEWQAKKLAKHPGEGEEGDLDGDNWEDTDSDEEMECDDAESMDEMEEHDAEEEEAGGGAPLGAISIKDSLFCSHHSSSHRKNVAHMTKIHSFFIPDIEYLLDLKGLIQSLGEKVGVGKICLWCNERGKSFYSMEAVQAHMNDKSHCKLFTVSDGDAALEFADFYDLRSSYPDHKEREEPDEIEELPSEKTLDYDDETMELILPSGARVGRHSLMRYYKQRFGLSRAVTVAKNENALGQIRILQQYRALGWTGSTGAALMNKRDMQYVQRMKSKCLLKTGMKNNATKQMHFRAQVMF from the exons ATGGCGACGTATACCTGTGGCGTTCAAGGACCCCAGCTGCAGTGGTCCCACTATAAGACGGATTGGCAACACTACAACCTGAAGCGGAAGGTGGCCGACATGGCCCTCGTCACCGCTGAGGGCTTCCAGGAGCACATGCGAGTGCAGCGGGCTGTGGCGGAGCAGGAGAGTAAGGgcacagccacctcctgcaccaTCTGCTGTAATAAGTTCGGCTGTTTGAACGCCTACGAAAACCACCTGAAATCCTGGCAGCATGTGGAGCTAGAGAGGAAGACAGTGAATCGCAGGAGGGAGATgatgaaagaaaagaatttgGAGAAAGGGTTGGGCGTGGACAGTGTTGACAGGGATGACATGAACGCGGCCATCCAGCAGGTCATCAACGTCCAGCCGCCTCCCAAGAGGGCCCCTCCAGCGCCTAGGAAGGAGTCCGGAGGTCCCGGGGCGGTTGCCAAAGGAGGACGTGCGGCAGACGACAGAGACCCGGACGAGAAACCTCCCCGATTACAGTGGTTTGAATGGCAGGCGAAGAAGCTGGCAAAGCATCCTGgcgagggagaggagggggatcTGGATGGAGACAATTGGGAAGATACTGATTCTGATGAAGAAATGGAATGTGATGATGCTGAATCGATGGACGAGATGGAGGAGCATgatgcagaggaggaagaggctgggggaggcGCTCCTCTTGGTGCTATCTCTATAAAGGACTCCTTATTTTGTTCCCATCATTCAAGCTCCCATAGGAAGAATGTAGCTCATATGACTAAAATCCATAGCTTCTTTATTCCTGATATAGAATATCTTTTGGATCTTAAGGGACTGATTCAGTCTTTGGGAGAGAAAGTTGGTGTTGGGAAGATTTGCTTATGGTGCAATGAGAGAGGGAAGTCCTTTTACTCTATGGAAGCTGTGCAAGCACACATGAATGACAAAAGCCACTGTAAGCTCTTCACTGTAAGC GATGGTGATGCTGCTTTGGAATTTGCAGACTTCTATGACTTGAGGAGTAGCTACCCAGATCACAAGGAAAGGGAGGAGCCTGATGAGATAGAGGAGTTGCCCTCAGAAAAGACCTTGGATTATGATGATGAAACCATGGAGCTGATTCTACCCTCTGGTGCCAGAGTGG GCCGTCACTCCTTGATGAGATACTACAAACAGCGATTTGGCTTGTCAAGAGCTGTGACAGTTGCCAAGAATGAGAACGCCTTGGGCCAGATACGGATACTCCAGCAGTACAGAGCCCTGGGATGGACTGGCAGTACAGGAGCCGCTCTTATGAACAAACGGGACATGCAGTATGTCCAGAGGATGAAGTCAAAATGCCTGCTGAAGACGGGAATGAAGAACAATGCCACCAAACAGATGCACTTTAGGGCCCAAGTGATGTTCTAA